The Mycobacterium sp. EPa45 genomic interval TCGCTCGCGTCACGTACCCGGATCAAAACGCTGACCCGGCAGACACGCATCGACAACGCCCGCTTCTTCGGTGATGACCCCGACCGGGTGCCGACCCACTGCCTAACCCAGGGCCTGGGCACGATCATGGCGGCCCGGCACGTGGTTCTGGTGGCCATCGGCCGCACCAAGGCCGAGGCCGTGCACCAGCTGGTCGAGGGCCCGGTCAGCGCGATGTGGCCGGCCACCATCCTGCAGCACCACCCCCATGCCACAGTGCTCCTCGACGGCGGCGCGGCCCGGCGACTGCAACTGGCCGACTATTACCGGGAGACCTACCGCTCCAAACCACACTGGCAGGGCATCTGAATTGCTGCTCATCGCCGAAACCTTGCTGACCGGCCGAGAGTTGTTGCGCCCCGGCTGGATTGAGGTGTCGGGTACGACAGTTCGAGCGCTCGGCCAGGGAGTGCCACCCCACGCCGCCGACCGCGAGCTGACCACTGTGGTGCCCGGCTTCGTCGACACCCACGTGCACGGCGGCGGCGGCTCGGATTTCTCGGCGGCGACAGCGGCGGACACCGCCGCTGTGGTGGAGCTGCACCGCCGGCATGGCACCACCACCTTGATCGCCTCGCTGGTATCGGCCGGTCCGGCCGAGCTGCTGCACCAGGTCAGGGTGCTCGCCGGCCACGTGCGGGACGGTTTGATCGCCGGAGTTCACCTGGAGGGGCCGTGGCTCGCGGTGCAGCGCTGTGGGGCGCACGATCCCGTGCTGCTCCGCGATCCGGACATCGACGAGGTCGACCGGCTGTTACAGGCCGGTGGTGGAGCAATCCGAATGGTCACCCTGGCGCCGGAACGGGTGGGCGCGCCGGCGGCGATCGAGCGAATCGTCGCCGCCGGTGCGGTGGCTGCGGTCGGCCATACCGAGGCGACCTACGAGCAGACGCGCGCAGCGATCGCCATGGGCGCGACGGTGGGCACGCATCTGTTCAACGCCATGCGCCCGATTCACCACCGTGAGCCGGGCCCCGTGATCGCGCTGCTGGAAGACCCGCGTGTGACGGTCGAGTTGATCGCCGACGGCGTGCACGTCGACGCCGCCCTGTACCGGCACGTGGCTCACGCGGCCGGCCCCGACCGGATGTCACTGATCACCGACGCCATGGCCGCAGCGGGAGTCAGCGATGGTCGCTATCGGATCGGGAGGATGGACGTCGAGGTCGACGACGGGGTGGCCCGGTTGGCCGGCACGTCGACGATTGCGGGCAGCACCGCCACCATGGACCGGGTGTTCGCGTTCGCCGTCGCCCACAGCGGGCTGCCCGACGACGAGGCACTGCTGCTCGCGGTACGCCAGTCTTCGGTGAATCCGGCTCGCGCACTGGGGCTTCCGTGTCCCGAACTGACCCCGGGAGCGCGCGCCGACCTGGTCGCGCTCGGCGCCGACCTCACGGTAACCGACGTCCTGAACGGCGGCGCCTGGGTTACACGCTGAGCCGACGAACGCCCGTTCGAATTCTTGTCGGACCCCTCGGGCATGGTGTCTGAAACGCCGTCGCGCCGACGAAAGGGGCCCGCAATGTGCTGGTTGTGCGACCATCCGGACAACACCGTTGCCGACTACCTCGACGAGGTCCGTGCCAAGATCCTGCGGCGGGGCTGGGCGGTGCAATACGTCGAATCGTCCACGATGCCGTTCGCGTACACGATCGGCTTGAGCGATTACGACGTACCGGAGCTGCTGATGACGAACGTGTCGCCGCAACGCGCCGCTCGCCTGCTGAGTCGGTCAGCCGAGCTTGTGGTGGGCGGTGCCGACCTCACGGCCGGTCAGCAGTTCACCCTGTGCGGCGGCCCGATGCTCGAGGTCGTCGAGGTCGAACATCCTGATGCGCACATGGGCTTCGCGATTGCCCTGTACGGCAGGGATATTCGTGCGCTGCAATTGGTCTGGTCGGACGGTCGCGGCCGGTGGCCGTGGGCGGCCGATTTCTGCGATCGGGAAAGCCGTCAACCGGTATTGGGGGTGCGCACCAGAGCCGCGTGATATCGGTGGTCACAAAGCAATCACGGCAGGCGTGCCAGGGCCGGCCGACGCTGTCGGCGTTGTTACGTTGCTGGCTGTGAGGACCTTCGTGCATCGCGCGACCCGCTGGTTGCGGCGGCTCGGGATCCTCACCACGACCCTGCTGCTGGCCCCCGGACTGGTCGGCGTCGTAGGCCAGACCGCCCCCGCCGCCGGGTACTCCCGGTCCGGTCTGCCGGTGGAAGCCTTCGATGTGCCATCACCGGCGATGGGCCGCACCATCCGGATCCAATTCCAGGGCGGTGGCGCGCATGCGCTCTACCTTTTGGACGGCTTGCGCGCCCGCGACGACGAGAACGGCTGGGACATCAACACCGCCGCGTTCGAGTGGTATTACCAATCCGGGCTGTCACTGGTGATGCCGGTCGGTGGCCAATCGAGCTTCTACAGCGATTGGTATCAACCGGCGGCCGGGTCGAACGGGACCTTGACCTATAAGTGGGAGACGTTCCTCACCCAGGAGCTGCCTGCCTGGCTAGCGCTCAACAAGGGTGTCACTCCGATCAACAATGCGGTCGTGGGTCTTTCGATGTCCGGCAGCGCAGCACTGACGCTGGCGATCTGGCATCCCCAACAGTTCATCTTCGCGGGCTCGCTGTCGGGATTCCTCAACCCCTCACTGGGATTGTGGCCCACGCTGATCGGGCTGGCGATGAAGGACGGCGGCGGTTATCGCTCCACGGACATGTGGGGCCCCACCAACGATCCGGCCTGGCAGCGCAACGACCCGATGGTCAATGTCGCACGGCTGGTCGCCAACGGGACCGCGGTGTGGATC includes:
- a CDS encoding DUF4262 domain-containing protein codes for the protein MCWLCDHPDNTVADYLDEVRAKILRRGWAVQYVESSTMPFAYTIGLSDYDVPELLMTNVSPQRAARLLSRSAELVVGGADLTAGQQFTLCGGPMLEVVEVEHPDAHMGFAIALYGRDIRALQLVWSDGRGRWPWAADFCDRESRQPVLGVRTRAA
- a CDS encoding N-acetylglucosamine-6-phosphate deacetylase, with the translated sequence MLLIAETLLTGRELLRPGWIEVSGTTVRALGQGVPPHAADRELTTVVPGFVDTHVHGGGGSDFSAATAADTAAVVELHRRHGTTTLIASLVSAGPAELLHQVRVLAGHVRDGLIAGVHLEGPWLAVQRCGAHDPVLLRDPDIDEVDRLLQAGGGAIRMVTLAPERVGAPAAIERIVAAGAVAAVGHTEATYEQTRAAIAMGATVGTHLFNAMRPIHHREPGPVIALLEDPRVTVELIADGVHVDAALYRHVAHAAGPDRMSLITDAMAAAGVSDGRYRIGRMDVEVDDGVARLAGTSTIAGSTATMDRVFAFAVAHSGLPDDEALLLAVRQSSVNPARALGLPCPELTPGARADLVALGADLTVTDVLNGGAWVTR
- a CDS encoding esterase family protein; translated protein: MAVRTFVHRATRWLRRLGILTTTLLLAPGLVGVVGQTAPAAGYSRSGLPVEAFDVPSPAMGRTIRIQFQGGGAHALYLLDGLRARDDENGWDINTAAFEWYYQSGLSLVMPVGGQSSFYSDWYQPAAGSNGTLTYKWETFLTQELPAWLALNKGVTPINNAVVGLSMSGSAALTLAIWHPQQFIFAGSLSGFLNPSLGLWPTLIGLAMKDGGGYRSTDMWGPTNDPAWQRNDPMVNVARLVANGTAVWIYCGTGAPSELDNTDDPTFGGLFTAGYLENITLNTNKEFQRKYQAAGGRNAVFNFPPSGTHSWGYWGAQLQAMKGDLQRVLGATPTA